A stretch of DNA from Paenibacillus sp. FSL W8-0186:
ATTCCATGCTGGCCCGGCCCCCGATACCAACAGCCTCCAAGTATTCCTTTGGAACCTGCAGGCGGCCCACCCGGTCAACCACGACGAAGGCTTCGTGAACCTCCTGAAGCCCTCCGCCCTGAGAGCCGGGCTCGCCGCTGGCCTGATCCAAATTCGGATTGCGTTTTACGAACTCGGTGCTCGTTAAGCCATCCCGAATCGCGACGACACGGTCAACCTTTCCGGCCAATTCCAAATCATGCGTGACGATCACGATCGTAATGCCAAGCTCCTTGTTCACTTCCCGGAAGATTCGCATAATTTGATCGGAGGTCGCCGTATCGACCGAGCCCGTAGGCTCATCCGCCAGCAGCATCTTCGGCCGGTTCGACAGCGAGATGGCGATGGCCACGCGCTGCTGCTCTCCACCAGACAGCTGATGGAGCTTGTTATGCATCCGGTCCTTGAGCCCAACCCACTCCAGCAGCTGCTTCGCGTAGGCGCGATCCAGCTTGCCGGACAGCAGCATCGGCATTTCCACGTTCTCCAGCGCCGTCAAATACGGAAGCAGATTTCGCGCATTATTTTGCCATACAAAACCGACGGTATTTCGTTTGTACTCCACTAATTGGTCGTCCTGTATTTTCAGCAAGTCCCAGCCCCCGACATGAACCTGGCCAGCAGAAGGCCGGTCGAGACCGCCTAGGATGTTCAGCAGCGTAGATTTACCGCTGCCGCTGTTCCCGATAATCGCCATCATTTCCCCTTGCTCTACGGTCAAATTCAGCCCTTGAAGAGCAACGACTTCAATCTCCTCAGTTTTAAAAATTTTAACGAGTCCTTCGCAATGAATCATTGCCATCTTACCGCTCCTCTCCCATCTTGACCGCTTGATGCACCCGCAGTCTGCGAATTTGCCAGAACAGTAGACCGGCTCCCAGCGCCAGCATGACAAATACTACGACATAGAGCTGGAACGTATCCTTGGAGTCGAAAATAATTCTGAACGGCGGAACCTGGGTCGTTACGTTATCAGCGGTTTGCAGGAACGGCAAATACAGTTTACCGACCACTTTGCCAATGGCGATGCCAAGCACAATGGATAAACCTGCGGTCAATATTTGTTCGGCCAATAGCATCAATGTAAGCTGCTTCTTCGACAATCCCATCGCCCGCAAAATACCGAATTGCACGACACGGCCCGACAGATTGAAGAACCAGTACAGCACATAACCGATCAAAGACACGATAACGGATACGAGGAACCCGAGGCTAAGGATGCCGAACACCCCGCCGCGGGTAGGATGCTTGCTCTGCACGGATAATACGGTGCGCACATCCTCTACGGAATAAAGTTCGATTTGCTTCTCCTTCAATTTCTCCATCAGTGGAGCCACTTTCGCTCCCTCCTCCATCTTAAGCCATACCTGATATGGAATAAGCGGAAGCTGATCGTTGATGTAGTCCAAATTGGCGATAATAAAAGGCTTCTCGTCAGGGTACTGGCTCGGCCAGTAAGGCACAATGCCATAGACGGCCAATTCAATGGCGCCATCCGTTAACGATACGGAGAAAATATCGCCCTGCTTCAATTTATGCTTCTCGGCAAAATTGGACGGAATAATCGCAGCGGCTTCATTCATTCCTAATAAATTCAAATACTGAAATGGATGTGCCGGGAACAAATCGTTCCGGAACCAGGCAACCTGTGCAAAATCCGCGTTGTCGATCCCCATTAAAGTTCCCTGGCCGGCCGAGCGCCCCGAAACGATGATGTTCCCTTTCGTTTGCAGCACGCGAGCGGCATGCATCACGCCATCCAGTTCACGGAAGGCCTGAAACGGCGGTTCTTCATTATATACCATCTTCGCTGGCGGGGTATTTCCGCCTTGACCGCCGCCAGGTCCTCCAGGTCCGCCAGCTCCGGGATTTCCTCCCGGCTGTCCGCCGCCCTGGCCGCCGCCCTGGCCCCCGCCCTGTCCTTGGTTTGGAGGCGTTGTCGTTTTCTCTGGCGTTCCTGTCCAGACGGCCTGCATAATTACATCTGTCCCGTATTTATAAAGCGTCCGTTCCGTCGAATTCACATCGATCGTCCGGGCGGCCGAGGCGTTATAAACCCCGAGGCCCAAAGTGAGAACGAGCAAAATCATGAGCGGATAATAGGATGTCGACGAACGTGATAACTGCGTCAGACTTAAATAATAGGGCACCGGCAGCCACTTTTTCCCGAGCCAGCCGATCAGCTTGAGCAGCCACGGGAATACGCGCAGGAAAAACAACCCCATTGAGAATATCGCAATAGCCGGTACGAAAAACAGGAACGGCTGAACCTGCAGCTCATCCGTGGTCATCCCTGTCTGAAACGTGATCATTTGACGGTCCATGAACAGGTAATATCCATAACCCGCAATGCCAAGCAGGACGAGGTCCAGAAAGTACCGCTGCCAGCCGGGCTTCCGGTCCGAGCGGGCCTGTTTTTGCTTCGCATTGACAATCGAAGACCTCGCATATGAAATAGCTGGTATCAGCGTGGCTAGAATGGCAATAATGACAGCAGCGCCGCCTAGAGCCAAGGCGTCCATATTAAAGCCCACTGGAATCGATTTCCGGTTCACGAAGGCTAGGAAGCCGTCAGCGGCACCGATGCTCTTGGACATGAACCAGCCGAGCAGCGGACCAATAATCATCGCCGCCAGCCCGAGCAGCAGCCCTTCCAGCAGATAGATGAACACGATCTGCCTCGTCGAAGCTCCGCGGCTTCGCAGCACGGCAATGTCGCTTTGCTGTTTGTCGAGCGATTGGCGCGCATTCATGACGATATAATAGAACACCATAGCAATCATCGGCGCGGCCAATGTGAACAGCAGCGTTTGCATCTGCAGGCTTTGTTTGCGGAAATCATTCAACAAACCGCCGAAAGAAATATCCACCTTTGTATCCTTCAGCTTCTGGTACAGCTCCACGTTCAGGCGATCCAGCGTGCTCTGCAGCGGTGACAGCTGGCTCGTCTTGATCTCCCTAAGATCGAATGCGTAGTACCACCCGGAGTTATGCAGCGGCACCGTTAATTTTGTTAGCAATCCCTCATTAAAAGCTTTCTCGCTGACGTAAAACTGGTTCATCATGCCTTCAAAGCCTTGATACCAATAAGGATCGCCCTCTTGCAAAGGCTGGAATGTGCCCACGATTCTTACCTTAAGAGTCAGGTCTGATTTGCCGATCACGGGATATTCCATCACCGCGCCGACATGCAAATCTTGGCGGAACATCGCTTCTTCCAGCATCAAGGCATCTATATATCCGTCCTCGACTTGGTCCGAGAACACTTTCCCGTTTGTGATTGTGATATGTTCCGGCAGACCGCTCATCGAGACGATGGACATCGCCCTTTTCCGGCTGGCATCCACCTTTGTCGGATCTTGAGGGTACACCTCAGACGTACGAATAGAACGCGTATTAACAAAAGTTTGCTGCGGGAATCCGATCTCTTCAGGCACTTCATTTACGATATACGAATGAACGTTCTCCAGACCGGCAAAATCCGTCTTTGTTCCGCCCGCAGCCTGATAGCTCATCAGCAGAGAGCCGGCAGGCAAACCCTTGCTTTCTTCCTTCAAAGAATTCGAGACAACCCGCTTCAATGCCCCATCCGAGTACATCGGTATGCTTACTGTGAATGAGACAGCGACGACAAGCCCCAACAACGTACTAAGCGTCAACCATTTCGTGTTCCACATTTTGCGGAACAGCAAGCGTAATAAAGGAACACCCATTAGCGACCCACTACTTTCTGCCCCGGCTCTAGTCCTTTTACAATCTGTACATCAGTCGGAGTTTGAACTCCTACCTCAACGTCCGCTTCGCGTTTCGTTCCGTCCGGCTCGATCACCTGTACGTAAGTACGCGACCCTACTGTCCGCAGTGCCGAAATCGGAATCACCACCGCATCCTCAATACGCTGGGTGACGATCCTTACGGTCAGCATCGCACCACGTCCCAGATCTTCAGGCCATTTATCCAATTCAACGATCAGGTACTTATCAATAGAGTCCTTCTCTGGAGGGGTTCCATTTTGACCTCCGTTGTTATTGCCCCCATTGTTTCCGCTATCTGTTGAGGATGGCATAACTTTAACCTTTCCGTCGAATTTGCCAAACGTATTAATATCAACGGTGGCCTTCATCCCGACGGCAAGCTTCTGCAGATCATCCTTGCTGAACGTGGCGCCAACCACAAGCGCCGAAGTATCGGAGATGACGCCAAGTGATTCATAGGCCTTGATCGTACCGCCCTTCTCTGCCTTTAAGGACACGATGGTGCCCGCAAACGGTGCCCGCAAAGTTCCGTCGGCAATTTGCTGCTCGAGATCGACCAGCTCCTGGCGCGCTTCCTCGAACACGATGGCGGATTCCTCGAATTCATATTCCTCTTTCTCGTCCTTCGTGCGCAGCGCTTCCTTCATCGCAATCTCCTGCTTGCGGAAGTCCAGGCGCTTCTTGCGAAGCTGCTTCTGCAGCTCCTCGACGTCCAGTTCGATCAGAATGTCGCCTGCGGCAACCTTATCCCCAGCCTTCACCCGGACGTTCTTAATATGCGTGGCCCCTTTATCGTCGGAGAAATACAGCTGCTCTTCCCGCTGGCTCAGCACTTTCCCCGTCCCTTTAACGTCCAGCTCAATCGGTTCCTTCCGGACCTCGTATTCCGGCTTCTTCGAAATCGTTGGCGGGGTAATCACCGGCAGATCCTCTTCCTCCTCTTCATTTGGCAGCAATCCGCAGCCGGATGCGCCAACTAGGACAATACATAATGACAATAGGCTCAGCGTCCGGAGCCATGCCCTTTTATTCGATAAATTTTCCATCCACCATTTCATAAACATGGTCTGCTACCTCCAAGATTGTAGGATCGTGAGTCGTCATACAAATCGTCACTTGTTCCGTATGTATGATATTTTTGAATACTGACATCACCTGTGCACCCATCTGGGAATCCAGGTTGGCCGTCGGTTCATCCGCAAGAAGCAGCTTGGGGCGATGGGCAATCGCTTTGGCGATCGCTACGCGCTGCTGTTCTCCCCCCGACATCTCGAACGGGCGGTGAAACATTCTCTTGCCGAGCCCTACCAGCTCCAGGCACTGCGTCACGCGCGGCTTCCATTCCTGCGGAGGCACGCCGGCCATCCGAAGCGACAGCTCTACGTTCTCCCATGCCGACAGAAGCGGCAGCAATGCATAGGCCTGGAAGATGAATCCAATCTGGTCGCGGCGCAATATCGTACGCTTGTCGTCGCTAAGCTGGTGCAGCGGCTGCCCCCGGAACAGAATTTCCCCTTTTGTAGGCTGATCAAGCCCGCCCAGCATATTGAGCAGCGTCGTTTTTCCGGAACCGGATCGGCCCTTAAGCATCACAAGCTGGCCGGATCGAACCTCCATGTTAATACCCTTCAGCACATGAAGTTCGGTCCCGCCTACCGGAAACGTCCGGTGAACTTCCCTTACCGACAGAATGGGCTCCGAAGATTTCGGGGTCGCCACGTTATTCTTCGGCACCGCGGCCACCTTTGCGGCGGCAGCTTCCTCAAGCCCCTGTCCCGTGTTCTCAAGCTCTCGGGCGGGTTCCTCTGGTGCAGCATTATTCGAGATAACGCTCACATCTTGATCATCGGATTGTTCTGATTTTACCGTTTTGCGAAACCATCGCATCATTGTGTATCGGTCTCCTATACTTCCTATTTTTACGCGTCCCTTAATTCTTCACGTCTAGCATTATAAACGAAATCTCATGGCAAAAAGTTACAACATTTTTTACGATATTGAGATAATATTACCATTATTTATTCACTGAACTGCGGCTGTAAGTCTGTTAAGATGACAAAGACTCGTAATATAGCAGAAATTACGGCATAGTTCAGCGCTGCTGATAGTTTATAAATTCTAGCAATTTTGAAAAAAGGGAGGAGAAGTGATGAAGCGGCGCGCAAAACTATTTCTTCTCATTACTATGACGCTTTTTGTTTCCATAAGTTGCAATCTTCAGACACCAACTATAGCTCTGACTCAGGGAGCACCGTTTCAGGACATTGGCGACAGCTATGCCAAAACAGAAATCGTTGCCCTTTACCGGGATAATATCATGGCCGGAGTCAAACCCGGATTTTTTGCTCCCAAGCAGCCGATGACCCGGGCAGAATTTCTCACGACGCTCGTTCGCCTGCTTCGCCTCACTCCAGTTCAAGCAAAGGTGCCCGCCTATAGCGATGTTGCTTCGTCTTCCTGGTATTACGGCTATATCCAGGCCGCCACGGAAATCGGCCTTGCCTCAGGAACAGGCACGGGTACATTCAGTCCGGACCGGCCGCTAAGCCGCCAAGAGGCGGCAGCCTGGATCGTTCGTGCATTCAAGCAGCAGCCAGGCTCAGCAACAGCGTTATCTCCGTACCGCGATCAATCGGAAATCGCCCCGTGGGCGCTGCCTTATGTTAATACGGTCACGAAGCTGCAATTCATGGGTGGTTACGAGGGAATGTTTCAGCCGAATCAACCGTTATCCCGCCAAGAGGCAGCCTCACTACTGTACCGCATACAAGCGCACAAGCCATGGATGAATGAAATCGGCAAAGAGATAAGCCCAAAAATTCAAATAGGCTGGCAATACGGACAGACTACACAGCAATATAAACATAGCGTTCTAAGCTCGAACGTAAATGTCTTGTCTCCACGCTGGTTTTTCTTGGAAAAGGGAGGCGAGCTGCAGGACTATTCAGATCCTTCTCTCATCACATGGGCCAAGCAGCATAATAAAGCAATATGGGCTATGCTGGGGAACCGCTTCGATATGGAAGCGACCCATGAGCTTCTGGCCTCATCGGCCGAAACGGCCGACTTTACCCGCAGTATCGTGTCCACCGTGCAGAAATACGGCCTTCAGGGAATTAACGTCGACTTTGAAAACGTAAAACCCGAAGATCGTCCCTATTTCACCCGTTTCATCAGACTGCTGGGCGAGCAAATGCATAGCGCCGGCGCCGTCCTATCGGTAAATGTCTCGCCAGAGTTAGGCAGTGACTGGACAGCGGCTTTCGATTACGCGGCCATCGGCAAATATGCGGATTACGTCGTGCTAATGGGATATGATGAGCATTGGGCAGGCGGCAGCTATGCGGGATCCGTCTCCTCTCTGCCTTGGGTGCGCAGCGGTCTTGATACGCTGCGGCAGGACGTGCCTGATCATAAGCTCATTTTGGCTCTGCCTTTCTACAATCGAGACTGGACCACCAAAGGAAGCAGCTCGAACGCAGCTCTTGCTTCGACGGATATCACCCTGCAGGAGCAGACTGATTTAATGGTGCGCTATAAATTCCGGCCTGTGTGGAACGAGACCCTTGGCCAGTACCACGCTGCGTATAACAATGGAGCAGTCCATCGGATATGGCTGGAGGATTCCCGGTCTTTATCGCTTAAATATCAGATGGCTGCGAGCCGGG
This window harbors:
- a CDS encoding ABC transporter ATP-binding protein, which encodes MIHCEGLVKIFKTEEIEVVALQGLNLTVEQGEMMAIIGNSGSGKSTLLNILGGLDRPSAGQVHVGGWDLLKIQDDQLVEYKRNTVGFVWQNNARNLLPYLTALENVEMPMLLSGKLDRAYAKQLLEWVGLKDRMHNKLHQLSGGEQQRVAIAISLSNRPKMLLADEPTGSVDTATSDQIMRIFREVNKELGITIVIVTHDLELAGKVDRVVAIRDGLTSTEFVKRNPNLDQASGEPGSQGGGLQEVHEAFVVVDRVGRLQVPKEYLEAVGIGGRASMEFDGEKIVITAPKPLEGDKQ
- a CDS encoding ABC transporter permease, translating into MGVPLLRLLFRKMWNTKWLTLSTLLGLVVAVSFTVSIPMYSDGALKRVVSNSLKEESKGLPAGSLLMSYQAAGGTKTDFAGLENVHSYIVNEVPEEIGFPQQTFVNTRSIRTSEVYPQDPTKVDASRKRAMSIVSMSGLPEHITITNGKVFSDQVEDGYIDALMLEEAMFRQDLHVGAVMEYPVIGKSDLTLKVRIVGTFQPLQEGDPYWYQGFEGMMNQFYVSEKAFNEGLLTKLTVPLHNSGWYYAFDLREIKTSQLSPLQSTLDRLNVELYQKLKDTKVDISFGGLLNDFRKQSLQMQTLLFTLAAPMIAMVFYYIVMNARQSLDKQQSDIAVLRSRGASTRQIVFIYLLEGLLLGLAAMIIGPLLGWFMSKSIGAADGFLAFVNRKSIPVGFNMDALALGGAAVIIAILATLIPAISYARSSIVNAKQKQARSDRKPGWQRYFLDLVLLGIAGYGYYLFMDRQMITFQTGMTTDELQVQPFLFFVPAIAIFSMGLFFLRVFPWLLKLIGWLGKKWLPVPYYLSLTQLSRSSTSYYPLMILLVLTLGLGVYNASAARTIDVNSTERTLYKYGTDVIMQAVWTGTPEKTTTPPNQGQGGGQGGGQGGGQPGGNPGAGGPGGPGGGQGGNTPPAKMVYNEEPPFQAFRELDGVMHAARVLQTKGNIIVSGRSAGQGTLMGIDNADFAQVAWFRNDLFPAHPFQYLNLLGMNEAAAIIPSNFAEKHKLKQGDIFSVSLTDGAIELAVYGIVPYWPSQYPDEKPFIIANLDYINDQLPLIPYQVWLKMEEGAKVAPLMEKLKEKQIELYSVEDVRTVLSVQSKHPTRGGVFGILSLGFLVSVIVSLIGYVLYWFFNLSGRVVQFGILRAMGLSKKQLTLMLLAEQILTAGLSIVLGIAIGKVVGKLYLPFLQTADNVTTQVPPFRIIFDSKDTFQLYVVVFVMLALGAGLLFWQIRRLRVHQAVKMGEER
- a CDS encoding S-layer homology domain-containing protein, which gives rise to MTLFVSISCNLQTPTIALTQGAPFQDIGDSYAKTEIVALYRDNIMAGVKPGFFAPKQPMTRAEFLTTLVRLLRLTPVQAKVPAYSDVASSSWYYGYIQAATEIGLASGTGTGTFSPDRPLSRQEAAAWIVRAFKQQPGSATALSPYRDQSEIAPWALPYVNTVTKLQFMGGYEGMFQPNQPLSRQEAASLLYRIQAHKPWMNEIGKEISPKIQIGWQYGQTTQQYKHSVLSSNVNVLSPRWFFLEKGGELQDYSDPSLITWAKQHNKAIWAMLGNRFDMEATHELLASSAETADFTRSIVSTVQKYGLQGINVDFENVKPEDRPYFTRFIRLLGEQMHSAGAVLSVNVSPELGSDWTAAFDYAAIGKYADYVVLMGYDEHWAGGSYAGSVSSLPWVRSGLDTLRQDVPDHKLILALPFYNRDWTTKGSSSNAALASTDITLQEQTDLMVRYKFRPVWNETLGQYHAAYNNGAVHRIWLEDSRSLSLKYQMAASRGVAGYAYWHIGGETPDVWTSLSNAERYSTYLFHSFDL
- a CDS encoding ABC transporter ATP-binding protein, whose protein sequence is MMRWFRKTVKSEQSDDQDVSVISNNAAPEEPARELENTGQGLEEAAAAKVAAVPKNNVATPKSSEPILSVREVHRTFPVGGTELHVLKGINMEVRSGQLVMLKGRSGSGKTTLLNMLGGLDQPTKGEILFRGQPLHQLSDDKRTILRRDQIGFIFQAYALLPLLSAWENVELSLRMAGVPPQEWKPRVTQCLELVGLGKRMFHRPFEMSGGEQQRVAIAKAIAHRPKLLLADEPTANLDSQMGAQVMSVFKNIIHTEQVTICMTTHDPTILEVADHVYEMVDGKFIE
- a CDS encoding HlyD family efflux transporter periplasmic adaptor subunit, producing the protein MFMKWWMENLSNKRAWLRTLSLLSLCIVLVGASGCGLLPNEEEEEDLPVITPPTISKKPEYEVRKEPIELDVKGTGKVLSQREEQLYFSDDKGATHIKNVRVKAGDKVAAGDILIELDVEELQKQLRKKRLDFRKQEIAMKEALRTKDEKEEYEFEESAIVFEEARQELVDLEQQIADGTLRAPFAGTIVSLKAEKGGTIKAYESLGVISDTSALVVGATFSKDDLQKLAVGMKATVDINTFGKFDGKVKVMPSSTDSGNNGGNNNGGQNGTPPEKDSIDKYLIVELDKWPEDLGRGAMLTVRIVTQRIEDAVVIPISALRTVGSRTYVQVIEPDGTKREADVEVGVQTPTDVQIVKGLEPGQKVVGR